One Nicotiana sylvestris chromosome 12, ASM39365v2, whole genome shotgun sequence genomic window carries:
- the LOC138883814 gene encoding uncharacterized protein produces MGHNINEYELIPETVQLSILEKEENEVFIERTIRVSEEDILLHKKLDTKQLKAYNVIIDRVFSKKPGAFFIDGGRTAHSRFKIPIDIDENFSCNTSKQSSTASLIRDAKLIVWDEVSMAKKRMLYIFDLLLKDLMDTNILFGEKVVVFGVDFRQTLLVVRSGNKEDFINESLLYSTIWDELEKLQLFENMRAKTDPAFCDYLIRIGNGQERVNFNNKIELPDSMIIPFTTKEESLNHLFAMIFSNNVEISCFFVVASKNLLYPISDVKLSNNRQKRILLSCLPFFFRFLGAFAMLSVSFATAYNLHLLCCA; encoded by the exons ATGGGTCATAATATAAATGAATATGAGCTTATCCCAGAAACCGTTCAACTATCTATACTGGAAAAAGAAGAGAATGAGGTATTCATTGAAAGAACCATCAGGGTTAGTGAAGAGGATATATTGTTACACAAAAAACTGGACACAAAACAATTGAAAGCATACAATGTGATTATTGACCGAGTATTTTCCAAGAAACCAGGAGCTTTTTTTATCGATG GTGGGCGAACTGCACATTCACGtttcaaaatacctatagacataGATGAAAATTTCAGCTGTAACACTAGCAAACAAAGCTCAACTGCAAGTCTGATTCGTGATGCAAAATTAATTGTATGGGATGAAGTATCTATGGCTAAAAAAAGAATGCTTTATATTTTTGACTTGCTCTTAAAAGATCTTATGGATACAAATATTCTATTTGGGGAAAAAGTTGTTGTTTTTGGCGTTGACTTTAGACAAACTCTTTTAGTTGTTCGAAGCGGGAATAAAGAAGATTTTATTAATGAAAGTTTACTATATTCTACCATTTGGGACGAACTTGAAAAATTGCAATTATTtgaaaatatgagggcaaaaaCAGATCCTGCTTTTTGTGATTACTTGATAAGAATTGGAAATGGACAAGAGAGGGTAAACTTtaataacaaaattgaacttccAGATTCTATGATTATTCCTTTTACAACTAAAGAAGAATCTCTAAACCATTTATTCGCTATGATATTCTCAAAT AATGTAGAAATATCTTGCTTCTTTGTAGTTGCTTCAAAGAATTTACTTTATCCAATTTCAGATGTCAAGTTGTCAAATAACAGACAGAAGAGAATTCTTTTGTCTTGCCTCCCTTTTTTCTTTAGGTTTCTTGGTGCTTTTGCCATGCTCAGTGTGTCATTTGCCACAGCTTACAACTTGCATCTGCTTTGTTGTGCCTGA
- the LOC138883815 gene encoding uncharacterized protein, whose product MYEKNGLCKFNYPKKFAKQTSKGSDSYPVYKRRNTGEVMKVREQHLDNSRVVPYNPFLLGKFNCHMNVEVCSDIKVVKYPYKYIYKGHDKIAFYVHDNDTNKEIDEIKEYQSARWVSPPEAAWRLFSFSISEMYPSVYHLQLHLKGKQLVSFKGNTDINSIINNPMIKKTILT is encoded by the coding sequence ATGTATGAAAAAAATGGGCTTTGTAAGTTTAATTATCCAAAAAAATTTGCTAAACAAACATCAAAAGGAAGTGATTCTTACCCCGTCTATAAAAGACGAAACACAGGAGAAGTTATGAAAGTACGAGAGCAACATTTAGATAATTCTCGGGTTGTTCCATACAATCCTTTTTTACTTGGTAAATTCAACTGTCATATGAACGTTGAGGTTTGCTCTGACATAAAGGTTGTTAAATATCCTTACAAATATATTTATAAAGGACATGACAAAATTGCATTTTACGTACATGATAATGATacaaacaaagaaatagatgaaataAAGGAGTATCAATCTGCTAGATGGGTATCACCACCCGAAGCTGCTTGGCGTTTATTTAGTTTCTCTATTAGTGAGATGTATCCAAGCGTTTATCATCTTCAATTACATCTTAAAGGGAAACAACTTGTTTCTTTTAAAGGCAATACAGATATTAACTCAATCATTAATAATCCAATGATTAAGAAAACAATATTGACATAA